The following proteins are encoded in a genomic region of Hyalangium minutum:
- a CDS encoding RluA family pseudouridine synthase: protein MFGVLVVEAPDGRIGYLRAFSGMLGDRWHVEGFAPPLFDPAVRDAFWPAGEAELRALDIRHTELLEGPEPTALRASLAELTTRHSAAAAELKARHEAQRRLRHEARQRLADSAAGEAERRAALHALGQESRADDLERRRLDTAHHQEREHVVSALRALDARRAELEHLRAERSRQLWQQMAQAYVIPNARGAQTPVGALFAPEPPPGGAGDCAAPKLLAFAYRHHLKPLALAEFWWGAPPLTGDRRAGKFYPACQSKCGQVLPFMLEGLNVEPAPRLGPEPIAEDEPKPVYEDAWVLVVNKPCGLLSVPGRHDSQRDSVLVRLRRRYPEASGPLIVHPLDLEVSGLLLAAKDPETHAALQRQFARREADKRYTAWLEGAVTGDQGLIELHLRAGSVDPVHGKHAVTEWHVTQRTGTRTRVALFPRTGRPHQLRIHAAHPLGLGAPIVGDPLYGQDGPRLLLHAEALAFLHPRTGERIALDCPALF from the coding sequence ATGTTCGGGGTCCTGGTCGTCGAGGCGCCGGATGGCCGCATTGGCTACCTGCGCGCGTTCTCGGGGATGCTCGGAGACCGCTGGCATGTCGAAGGGTTCGCTCCGCCGCTCTTTGATCCGGCCGTGCGTGACGCCTTCTGGCCCGCGGGCGAGGCCGAGCTGCGCGCGCTCGACATCCGCCATACCGAGCTGCTCGAGGGCCCCGAGCCCACTGCCCTTCGCGCAAGCCTCGCCGAGCTGACCACGCGCCACTCTGCCGCGGCCGCCGAGCTGAAGGCCCGCCACGAAGCCCAGCGCCGGCTCCGGCACGAAGCACGGCAGCGCCTGGCGGACAGCGCCGCCGGAGAAGCAGAGCGGCGCGCGGCCCTCCACGCGCTCGGGCAGGAGAGCCGCGCGGATGACCTGGAGCGCCGACGGCTGGACACGGCCCACCACCAGGAGCGCGAGCACGTGGTCTCCGCGCTGCGAGCCCTCGACGCCCGCCGCGCCGAGCTCGAGCACCTGCGCGCCGAGCGCTCCCGGCAGCTCTGGCAGCAGATGGCGCAGGCCTATGTGATTCCGAACGCGCGCGGAGCGCAGACGCCAGTGGGCGCGCTGTTCGCTCCCGAGCCGCCTCCGGGCGGAGCGGGTGACTGCGCCGCGCCCAAGCTCCTCGCCTTCGCCTACCGCCACCACTTGAAGCCGCTCGCGCTCGCCGAGTTCTGGTGGGGTGCTCCGCCCCTCACGGGAGACCGTCGCGCGGGCAAGTTCTACCCGGCATGTCAGAGCAAGTGCGGACAGGTCCTCCCCTTCATGCTCGAAGGGTTGAACGTGGAGCCCGCGCCGCGCCTCGGCCCGGAGCCCATCGCGGAGGATGAGCCGAAGCCCGTCTATGAGGATGCGTGGGTGCTCGTCGTGAACAAGCCCTGTGGCCTCCTCTCGGTGCCCGGCCGGCACGATTCGCAGCGCGACTCGGTGCTCGTCCGGCTCCGGCGGCGCTACCCGGAAGCCTCCGGGCCGCTCATCGTGCACCCGCTCGATCTCGAAGTGTCCGGGCTGCTGCTCGCCGCGAAGGACCCAGAGACCCACGCGGCGCTCCAGCGCCAGTTTGCCCGGCGAGAGGCCGACAAGCGCTACACCGCGTGGCTTGAAGGCGCTGTCACCGGCGACCAAGGCCTCATCGAGTTGCACCTCCGGGCCGGCAGCGTGGATCCGGTCCACGGCAAGCATGCCGTCACCGAGTGGCATGTGACGCAGCGCACCGGCACGAGGACCCGCGTGGCCCTCTTCCCACGCACCGGCCGCCCGCACCAGCTCCGCATCCACGCCGCACACCCCCTGGGCCTGGGTGCCCCCATCGTCGGAGACCCCCTGTATGGCCAGGACGGGCCGCGCCTCCTGCTTCACGCCGAGGCCCTGGCCTTCCTCCACCCGCGAACGGGCGAGCGTATCGCCTTGGATTGCCCCGCCCTCTTCTAA
- the infC gene encoding translation initiation factor IF-3 translates to MIRDQRSSRGGSRDQRTNRRIRARELRVVGSDGSQLGVMPLEAALERARSEGLDLVEISPMASPPVCKIMDYGKFKYEEKKKAAESRRAQVTVQLKEVKLRPKTEEHDYEFKVRNMRRFIEDGNKAKVVIQFRGREITYKNQGSAILDDVVQDLKDIAVVEQPPRMEGRLMFMVLAPTPKVAQKAREAAKQAANKKGHGEKPAAASGGEGAPKAAAERPSEKPPEDAAREEPAPAPAPAPAS, encoded by the coding sequence ATCATTCGCGATCAGAGAAGCAGCCGCGGCGGCAGCCGCGACCAGAGAACCAACCGCCGTATCCGCGCCCGAGAGCTCCGGGTGGTGGGGTCTGACGGCTCGCAGCTTGGCGTCATGCCGCTCGAGGCGGCGCTGGAGCGGGCCCGGAGCGAGGGGCTCGACCTGGTCGAGATCAGCCCCATGGCCAGTCCACCGGTCTGTAAGATCATGGACTACGGCAAGTTCAAGTACGAAGAGAAGAAGAAGGCCGCCGAGTCCCGTCGCGCACAGGTCACCGTGCAGCTCAAGGAAGTGAAGCTCCGTCCGAAGACGGAGGAGCACGACTACGAGTTCAAGGTGCGCAACATGCGCCGCTTCATCGAGGACGGGAACAAGGCGAAGGTCGTCATCCAGTTCCGCGGCCGCGAAATCACCTACAAGAACCAGGGCAGCGCCATCCTGGATGACGTCGTCCAGGACCTGAAGGACATCGCGGTGGTGGAGCAGCCGCCGCGCATGGAGGGGCGCCTGATGTTCATGGTGCTCGCGCCCACGCCCAAGGTGGCACAGAAGGCCCGCGAGGCTGCCAAGCAGGCCGCCAACAAGAAGGGCCACGGCGAGAAGCCCGCGGCCGCCAGTGGGGGCGAAGGCGCTCCGAAGGCCGCCGCCGAGCGTCCGAGCGAGAAGCCCCCCGAGGACGCTGCGCGGGAAGAGCCGGCTCCGGCTCCGGCTCCGGCTCCGGCTTCGTAA